In Halobacillus amylolyticus, the following proteins share a genomic window:
- a CDS encoding acyl-CoA carboxylase subunit beta: MDIYDKINELYDKRRQSELGGGDERINRQHEKGKWTARERIDYLVDENSFIELNPFIEQRQSDFGMNGNEAHGEGVVTGFGKIDGRDIYLFAQDFTVYGGALGEMHAKKIAAVMDLAVKNGTPFIGLNDSGGARIQEGVSSLDGYGQVFYRNSIYSGVIPQISVIMGPCAGGAVYSPAITDFVIMVEETSQMFITGPKVIETVTGEQISAEDLGGANVHNTLSGNAHIKTEDEASALDAVRDLVKYLPANNKEKPQRIEVNDEKDDYRADLTDKIPFDPVRPYDVRVIIEEVVDEDSFFEIHKDFAKNIVVGFARLKGQTVGLVCNQPKYMAGGLDIDSSDKAARFIRFCDSFNIPLITFEDVTGFFPGIKQEHGGIIRHGAKILYAYSEATVPKLTVITRKAYGGAYVALNSKSIGADLVYAWPNAEIAVMGPEGAANIIFAKEIKDSENPEETRQNKINEYRERFANPYVAAGLGMVDDVIDPRETRITLINALDMLKNKQEDRPYKKHGNIPL; the protein is encoded by the coding sequence ATGGATATTTATGATAAGATTAACGAGCTTTATGACAAAAGAAGGCAGTCCGAACTAGGTGGCGGCGACGAGCGAATTAATAGACAACATGAAAAAGGCAAGTGGACGGCGCGAGAACGAATTGACTATTTAGTTGATGAGAACAGTTTTATTGAACTTAACCCGTTTATCGAACAACGTCAAAGTGATTTTGGCATGAATGGGAATGAGGCCCACGGGGAAGGTGTTGTAACTGGTTTTGGTAAGATTGATGGCCGAGATATTTATTTATTTGCGCAAGATTTTACCGTATATGGGGGAGCTCTTGGGGAAATGCATGCCAAAAAAATTGCTGCGGTGATGGATCTAGCAGTGAAAAATGGCACGCCATTCATCGGGCTTAACGACTCTGGCGGCGCTCGCATTCAAGAAGGGGTGTCCTCCCTTGATGGTTATGGTCAAGTCTTTTATCGTAACTCGATCTACTCTGGAGTAATCCCGCAAATCTCTGTCATCATGGGACCATGTGCCGGCGGGGCGGTTTACTCCCCGGCAATCACTGACTTTGTCATTATGGTTGAAGAAACATCGCAAATGTTTATCACAGGACCTAAAGTAATTGAAACGGTTACTGGGGAACAAATTTCTGCTGAGGATTTGGGAGGAGCTAACGTACATAATACGTTGAGCGGGAATGCCCATATTAAAACAGAAGATGAAGCTTCCGCCCTTGATGCTGTACGAGATCTAGTGAAATATCTGCCTGCAAATAACAAAGAAAAACCGCAGCGTATCGAGGTGAATGACGAGAAAGACGATTACCGTGCAGATTTAACAGATAAAATCCCATTTGATCCAGTTAGACCGTATGATGTCCGTGTGATTATTGAGGAAGTGGTAGACGAAGATTCCTTTTTTGAGATCCACAAAGACTTTGCCAAGAACATTGTCGTAGGTTTCGCGCGTCTGAAAGGACAAACAGTCGGGCTAGTCTGTAACCAACCTAAATATATGGCTGGCGGCCTAGATATTGACTCAAGTGATAAAGCTGCACGTTTTATCCGTTTTTGTGATTCTTTCAATATTCCACTTATCACGTTTGAAGATGTGACCGGTTTCTTCCCTGGCATTAAGCAAGAACATGGAGGGATCATTCGTCATGGAGCGAAAATTTTATATGCCTATTCAGAGGCAACTGTCCCTAAACTGACTGTTATCACCCGTAAGGCTTATGGTGGTGCGTATGTAGCTCTTAATAGTAAATCGATTGGCGCAGATTTAGTTTATGCTTGGCCAAATGCTGAAATTGCTGTTATGGGGCCAGAGGGGGCTGCAAACATTATTTTCGCAAAAGAAATCAAAGATAGCGAGAATCCTGAAGAAACTAGACAGAATAAAATTAATGAATACCGTGAACGCTTTGCAAATCCCTATGTAGCTGCTGGGCTCGGTATGGTTGACGACGTGATCGATCCTAGAGAAACAAGAATTACCCTTATCAATGCACTTGATATGCTGAAAAATAAGCAAGAAGACCGCCCCTATAAAAAACATGGCAATATTCCTCTCTAA
- a CDS encoding YczE/YyaS/YitT family protein produces the protein MHNTVRRIMFYFFGIIILTFGIALTIQSKLGTSPFDALLVGLFRTFGLTIGSWEIIVGMTMILCNAFAERRRPEYFAVITSLLTGFSIDAWLFAIGDWATPESMLTQTICLGLGIVASALGIAINLQADFAPNPFDRSMLVLKRLTGWNVSVSRAVISIVLVILAAIFSGPIGIGTVLITFISGTLIHLFMPHVSQVDQFLSKQVKYTKKHA, from the coding sequence ATGCACAATACAGTACGGAGAATAATGTTTTACTTTTTTGGAATCATTATTTTAACATTCGGTATTGCACTAACAATCCAATCAAAGTTAGGTACTTCTCCTTTTGATGCCCTGCTAGTTGGATTATTTCGGACATTTGGCTTAACTATTGGCAGTTGGGAGATCATCGTAGGAATGACGATGATCCTTTGTAATGCATTCGCCGAACGACGTCGTCCCGAATATTTTGCGGTCATAACGTCACTACTAACTGGTTTTTCCATTGATGCCTGGCTTTTTGCCATTGGAGATTGGGCTACACCCGAATCCATGCTTACTCAAACTATTTGCTTAGGTTTGGGAATAGTAGCCAGCGCTCTAGGTATTGCGATTAATTTACAAGCTGATTTTGCTCCAAATCCTTTTGACCGTTCCATGTTAGTCTTAAAAAGACTAACGGGATGGAATGTATCGGTATCAAGAGCTGTTATTAGTATTGTTCTCGTTATCCTTGCAGCTATATTTAGTGGCCCTATTGGGATTGGTACTGTTCTGATCACCTTTATTAGCGGGACCCTCATCCATTTATTTATGCCACATGTTTCTCAGGTTGATCAATTTCTCTCAAAACAAGTTAAATATACGAAGAAGCATGCATAG
- a CDS encoding aldehyde dehydrogenase family protein has translation MRIGSIINGKEYKEEQRETLAVHNPYNQEKIADIVLANIEDLNKAIEQSYDTFHSTMKTMPAYQRANILLKTADLLEDRKESFAETIAKEAGKPLKYSRGEVDRAVQVLRFASERAKHIYSEVIPLDAAVGGENRLGFTKRTPLGVVAAITPFNFPLNLSLHKLAPAIAAGNTVVFKPAEKTPISAYMLVQLFHEAGLPTGAMNLIMGKGEEVGDPLVQHEKVHKVTFTGSLPVGKNIREKAGFKKVTLELGSNSPNILFEDADMKQAVEDLVKGAFAFSGQVCISAQRIYVHHSLYDSFLKEYVKQTEALTIGDPTNENTDFGPMINKDAAERAKTWIDDAASKGAKIATGGELDGTMLTPTIMTEVKNDMKIIAEEVFAPIVSIIPFETEEEVVKLSNDSIYGLQAGVFTKDINRALRVANELEMGGVWINEISTYRQDNHPYGGVKQSGIGREGVKYAIDDMTELKFIGINLNEKRL, from the coding sequence ATGAGAATTGGATCCATTATCAATGGAAAAGAATACAAAGAGGAACAGCGCGAAACATTAGCTGTCCATAATCCTTATAACCAAGAAAAAATAGCTGATATTGTGTTAGCAAACATCGAAGATTTAAATAAAGCGATTGAACAAAGCTACGATACCTTTCACAGTACAATGAAAACAATGCCCGCCTATCAACGAGCGAACATTTTACTAAAAACTGCGGACCTTCTCGAGGACCGAAAAGAATCATTTGCCGAAACGATAGCTAAAGAGGCAGGAAAGCCGCTAAAGTATAGTCGAGGTGAAGTGGACCGTGCTGTTCAAGTACTCCGTTTTGCATCGGAAAGAGCCAAACATATTTATAGTGAAGTCATTCCTCTAGATGCTGCGGTTGGAGGGGAAAATCGCCTAGGGTTTACGAAACGGACTCCTCTGGGGGTTGTGGCTGCGATTACACCGTTTAACTTCCCGCTCAACCTGTCGCTCCACAAACTTGCACCAGCGATAGCGGCCGGCAATACAGTCGTGTTTAAACCAGCGGAAAAAACACCCATTTCAGCTTACATGCTTGTCCAACTTTTTCATGAGGCTGGCCTCCCAACAGGAGCTATGAATCTAATCATGGGCAAAGGTGAAGAAGTTGGCGACCCGCTAGTTCAACACGAAAAAGTTCATAAGGTTACCTTTACTGGCAGTTTACCTGTTGGTAAGAATATCCGAGAAAAGGCCGGGTTCAAGAAGGTTACGTTAGAATTAGGATCAAATTCTCCTAATATTTTATTTGAAGATGCTGATATGAAGCAGGCAGTCGAAGACTTAGTCAAGGGTGCCTTCGCCTTCTCCGGTCAAGTGTGTATATCGGCCCAAAGGATTTATGTTCACCATTCCCTTTACGACTCATTTCTCAAGGAATATGTCAAACAAACAGAGGCTCTTACGATTGGTGATCCGACTAATGAGAATACGGATTTTGGCCCGATGATCAATAAAGATGCTGCTGAGAGAGCTAAAACATGGATCGACGATGCCGCATCAAAAGGAGCCAAAATTGCGACAGGCGGTGAATTGGACGGAACCATGCTGACCCCAACGATCATGACTGAGGTAAAAAATGACATGAAAATCATCGCAGAAGAAGTATTTGCCCCGATCGTGTCAATCATTCCTTTTGAAACAGAGGAAGAAGTCGTCAAGCTTTCCAATGATTCGATTTACGGTTTACAAGCAGGAGTGTTTACCAAAGATATTAACCGGGCTCTTCGGGTGGCTAACGAACTCGAAATGGGTGGAGTATGGATTAATGAAATCTCCACCTACCGTCAGGACAATCACCCTTATGGTGGTGTGAAGCAAAGTGGAATCGGCCGTGAAGGTGTGAAATACGCCATCGATGATATGACAGAGTTAAAATTTATCGGGATTAACCTTAACGAAAAAAGACTTTGA
- a CDS encoding helix-turn-helix domain-containing protein, with translation MSSINDVKKLSQQMGSTLRKVRNDKGLSLQELADLSSVSKLTLGNIERGEANPSLSIIWKIANALSMPISSLLNESREIVISRNHSGNKVLSHNEACLLEPMFDEKVYGPVEIHRAFLKAGSEYSPGAHQQGVVEYVTVMDGRATVVIEGTGYELNTYDSIKFKADVKHSYLNKGTEEAVLHFVMTYSN, from the coding sequence TTGAGTTCAATAAATGATGTAAAAAAACTGTCCCAGCAAATGGGATCCACACTGAGAAAAGTACGTAATGATAAAGGTTTGAGTTTACAGGAACTAGCTGATCTTTCAAGTGTAAGCAAGCTCACCCTTGGCAACATTGAACGGGGAGAAGCTAACCCCTCTTTATCAATCATTTGGAAAATAGCTAATGCTTTATCCATGCCCATCTCTTCTTTATTAAACGAATCGCGTGAGATTGTAATTTCTCGTAACCATTCTGGTAACAAAGTTTTAAGTCACAACGAAGCATGTTTACTCGAGCCAATGTTTGATGAAAAAGTGTACGGACCCGTTGAAATTCACAGGGCATTTTTAAAAGCCGGCAGTGAGTACTCACCAGGTGCCCACCAGCAGGGTGTTGTTGAATATGTCACGGTAATGGATGGACGTGCTACGGTGGTCATTGAGGGGACAGGCTACGAATTGAATACGTATGACTCCATAAAATTTAAGGCGGATGTGAAGCATTCCTACCTAAATAAAGGCACGGAAGAAGCTGTTTTGCATTTCGTTATGACATATTCAAATTGA
- a CDS encoding acetolactate synthase large subunit: protein MKVAELFVKCLENEGVEYIFGVPGEENIDLMDALVDSKIEFIVTRHETSAAFMAGTYGKLTGKPGVCLATLGPGATNLLTGVANSNMDHCPLIAITGQAGMNRQHKTSHQYYDLVDIYEPVTKWNVQIKTGEIVPEVVRKAYQLASQEKQGATHIDLPEDIAGMEVDGEPLQVTGHSLPQADEKVLKDASALINKADYPLILAGNGIERGKATESLRMLVEKKQIPVVHSFMGKGTLSWKNELSLLTAGISGKDYITCGFKQADLIICIGFDMAETPPQNWNPEASTPILHIDTEEAEIDSHYPVALNVVGDIRENLNELINIIPNKERDLTWVASIRNQILSELEEYKHDTGFPIKPQKIISDLRSVLKDEDIAISDVGAHKMWMARMYHTAEPDTCLISNGLASMGVAVPGAIGAKLASPERNVVAVCGDGAFQMTGAELETAVRLNLPIVILLWRDDGYGLIEWHQLKKFERASHISFGNPDFVQLAKSYGFEAMAMEKAEDLKPALEQAIAMNKPVLIDCPVDYAENMKLTEKLKNINC from the coding sequence ATGAAAGTTGCAGAACTGTTTGTAAAATGCCTTGAAAATGAAGGTGTTGAATACATTTTTGGTGTCCCTGGAGAAGAGAACATTGATCTTATGGATGCCCTGGTTGATTCTAAAATAGAATTTATTGTCACACGTCATGAAACAAGTGCTGCGTTTATGGCGGGAACGTATGGAAAATTGACAGGAAAGCCTGGGGTTTGTCTCGCTACACTAGGACCTGGGGCGACAAACCTATTAACAGGTGTGGCCAACTCCAATATGGACCATTGCCCACTAATTGCGATTACCGGTCAGGCCGGCATGAATCGTCAGCATAAAACATCTCATCAATATTATGACCTCGTTGACATTTATGAACCTGTAACCAAGTGGAATGTACAAATTAAAACGGGAGAGATCGTTCCTGAGGTCGTTAGGAAAGCGTATCAATTAGCCAGCCAGGAAAAACAAGGCGCTACACATATTGATCTCCCTGAAGATATTGCGGGGATGGAGGTAGATGGAGAGCCCCTTCAAGTTACCGGCCATTCGCTCCCACAAGCTGATGAAAAAGTGCTCAAGGATGCTTCTGCACTGATTAATAAAGCAGACTATCCGCTTATCCTCGCCGGAAATGGGATCGAACGTGGAAAAGCAACGGAAAGTTTGCGCATGCTTGTAGAAAAGAAACAAATCCCAGTTGTCCATTCCTTTATGGGAAAAGGGACACTCTCCTGGAAGAACGAATTAAGCTTGCTGACAGCAGGAATTAGTGGAAAAGATTATATTACGTGCGGATTCAAACAAGCGGATTTAATCATTTGTATCGGATTTGATATGGCCGAAACACCTCCGCAAAACTGGAACCCAGAAGCTTCTACTCCAATTTTGCATATCGATACAGAAGAAGCTGAAATTGATTCCCATTATCCTGTTGCTTTGAATGTGGTTGGAGATATTAGAGAAAACTTAAATGAGTTAATAAATATCATACCTAATAAAGAACGGGACCTAACTTGGGTTGCTTCGATTAGAAATCAAATCCTTTCTGAGTTAGAAGAGTACAAGCATGATACTGGCTTTCCAATCAAACCACAAAAAATCATTTCCGATCTGCGCTCTGTTTTAAAAGACGAGGATATTGCGATATCCGATGTCGGGGCCCATAAGATGTGGATGGCGCGGATGTACCATACTGCCGAACCAGACACTTGTCTCATCTCAAATGGATTAGCCTCTATGGGTGTAGCTGTCCCCGGAGCGATTGGAGCTAAACTGGCTTCTCCTGAACGTAATGTCGTAGCTGTATGCGGTGATGGAGCTTTTCAAATGACAGGCGCAGAACTGGAAACAGCTGTCCGTCTCAACCTTCCTATTGTTATTTTACTGTGGAGGGATGACGGCTATGGGCTTATCGAATGGCATCAGTTGAAAAAGTTCGAACGTGCTTCCCATATTAGCTTTGGCAACCCGGATTTTGTGCAACTGGCCAAGTCTTACGGATTTGAAGCGATGGCGATGGAAAAAGCAGAAGATTTGAAACCAGCCCTAGAACAAGCCATAGCCATGAACAAACCTGTTTTAATCGATTGCCCTGTCGATTACGCGGAAAATATGAAATTGACCGAGAAACTTAAAAATATTAACTGCTAA
- a CDS encoding M20/M25/M40 family metallo-hydrolase, giving the protein MVAVNKDRLIEEFLELVQVDSETKDEAKIAQVLIKKFQDLGLDVTEDDAKDKTGHGAGNLICNLKGTKEGIDTIYFTSHMDTVVPGINVKASIKDDYIVTDGTTILGADDKAGLAAILEAIRSIKEQDVEHGDLQFIITVGEESGLVGAKALDSAHLKAKYGYAIDSNGQVGNIIVAAPTQAKIKAVVKGRTAHAGLAPEKGVSAITLASKAVARMPLGRIDEETTANIGRFEGGKQTNIVCDHVEILAEARSLVPEKMNEQVDKMKQAFIETAEEMGGEVELQVDIMYPGFKQQAGDHVVEVARAAAKKIGRESELLTSGGGSDANVIAGHGIPTVNLAVGYEEIHTTNERMPVGELVKIAELVTAIIEEAAGQ; this is encoded by the coding sequence ATGGTAGCTGTTAATAAAGACCGTTTAATCGAAGAATTCCTTGAACTAGTTCAAGTGGATTCTGAAACAAAGGATGAAGCAAAGATTGCTCAAGTACTGATAAAGAAATTTCAGGATCTAGGTCTTGATGTCACCGAAGACGATGCCAAAGATAAAACCGGACACGGTGCCGGGAATCTTATTTGTAATTTGAAAGGAACAAAAGAAGGAATCGACACGATTTATTTCACGTCCCATATGGATACAGTTGTACCGGGGATCAATGTAAAAGCATCCATTAAAGATGATTACATCGTGACAGACGGGACAACCATTCTGGGTGCGGATGATAAAGCTGGTCTTGCCGCCATATTAGAAGCGATTCGTTCCATTAAGGAACAAGATGTTGAGCATGGCGATCTGCAATTTATCATCACTGTTGGAGAAGAAAGCGGGCTCGTTGGGGCGAAGGCGCTTGACAGTGCCCATTTGAAAGCAAAATATGGTTATGCCATTGATAGTAATGGACAGGTAGGTAACATTATCGTTGCTGCACCTACACAGGCGAAAATTAAGGCCGTTGTTAAAGGTCGTACGGCTCATGCTGGCCTTGCTCCTGAAAAAGGGGTATCTGCCATTACGCTTGCTTCTAAAGCTGTCGCAAGAATGCCTCTTGGGCGCATTGATGAGGAAACAACAGCAAATATCGGCCGCTTTGAAGGTGGAAAGCAAACGAATATTGTTTGCGACCATGTTGAAATTTTAGCAGAGGCCCGTTCACTCGTTCCCGAAAAGATGAATGAACAGGTCGATAAAATGAAGCAGGCTTTTATTGAGACAGCTGAAGAAATGGGCGGTGAAGTCGAACTTCAAGTCGACATTATGTATCCAGGCTTTAAACAGCAAGCAGGCGATCATGTTGTTGAAGTTGCTAGAGCAGCAGCGAAGAAGATTGGCCGTGAAAGCGAATTGTTAACAAGTGGTGGAGGCAGTGATGCTAACGTCATCGCTGGTCATGGTATTCCAACTGTGAACCTTGCTGTAGGATATGAAGAAATTCATACAACAAATGAACGGATGCCAGTAGGAGAGCTTGTGAAAATTGCGGAACTTGTTACAGCAATTATCGAGGAAGCTGCAGGTCAATAA
- a CDS encoding DNA polymerase IV codes for MSKWYPKNGRVIFHVDMNSFYASVEMAFDPSLKGKPLAIAGNPEERRGIVVTSSYEARKYGVKTTMPVGEAKRLCKNLIVMSPTFERYRAASREMFKILADVTDTVQPVSIDEGYMDITACHEQGSPPEIAERIQSRIKDELDLPCSIGIAPNKFLAKMASDMKKPMGITILRKRDLQHKLWPLPIEEMYGVGEKTASKLRNIGVETIGDLAEHPVLDLKRVLGINGERLQSRANGIDEKPVDPEAVHEFKSIGTSTTLPHDTTDEAEVRQVLRKLAAKVEARMKNKGVLAQNVQLMIRYHDRKTVTRSRQLSDFIGTADELFQAAFQQFDEHWNQQPIRLLGITAQDLAEKNELTQQLDLFNYQQYAEKEKLYHVIDTLTEKYGQNPFQKLKNPSDAKITTSFQKDFLDDYKNK; via the coding sequence ATGTCGAAGTGGTACCCAAAAAACGGTCGGGTTATTTTTCACGTAGATATGAACAGTTTCTACGCATCAGTAGAAATGGCTTTTGACCCATCTTTAAAGGGCAAACCGCTAGCGATTGCGGGGAATCCTGAGGAAAGGCGTGGCATTGTCGTCACAAGCAGCTATGAAGCTCGGAAATACGGTGTGAAGACAACGATGCCAGTGGGTGAAGCTAAGCGCCTTTGCAAAAATTTAATCGTCATGTCACCAACCTTTGAGCGATATCGTGCTGCATCGAGAGAAATGTTTAAAATTCTTGCAGATGTCACTGATACTGTTCAACCTGTTTCCATTGACGAAGGCTACATGGATATCACTGCATGCCATGAGCAAGGTTCTCCTCCAGAGATTGCCGAGCGGATCCAGTCTCGTATAAAAGACGAACTGGACCTGCCATGCAGTATAGGAATCGCACCAAATAAATTTCTGGCCAAGATGGCTTCGGATATGAAAAAGCCAATGGGCATTACCATTTTGCGTAAACGGGATTTGCAGCATAAATTGTGGCCCCTCCCTATAGAGGAAATGTACGGCGTAGGTGAAAAAACAGCCTCCAAGTTAAGAAACATTGGAGTAGAAACCATTGGTGATCTAGCTGAGCACCCTGTCTTAGATCTTAAACGTGTGCTCGGTATTAATGGCGAACGCTTACAGAGTAGAGCAAATGGAATCGACGAAAAACCCGTTGATCCAGAAGCCGTTCACGAATTTAAAAGTATTGGCACATCGACAACACTTCCCCATGATACAACCGATGAAGCGGAAGTTCGTCAAGTACTTAGAAAGCTTGCTGCAAAAGTAGAAGCACGCATGAAGAATAAAGGCGTTCTTGCTCAAAATGTTCAACTCATGATCCGTTATCATGATCGTAAAACAGTAACCAGAAGTCGTCAGCTTTCCGACTTTATTGGAACAGCGGATGAGCTGTTTCAAGCCGCTTTTCAACAATTTGATGAGCATTGGAATCAACAACCTATTCGACTGCTAGGTATAACCGCCCAAGATCTAGCCGAAAAAAACGAACTTACTCAGCAACTTGACCTATTTAACTATCAACAATATGCAGAAAAAGAAAAGCTCTATCATGTGATTGATACACTAACTGAAAAGTATGGTCAAAACCCGTTTCAGAAGCTAAAAAATCCATCAGATGCTAAGATTACCACGAGTTTTCAGAAAGATTTTCTGGATGATTATAAAAATAAATAG
- a CDS encoding DMT family transporter — protein sequence MKDIMIGIMASAFFAVTFILNRSMEVAGGSWLWSSSLRFFSMLPLLFLLVLFRKNVKSLWAEILRNPIHWALWSFVGFVMFYAPLTYSASYGPGWLIAGTWQLTIVAGTLVSVFFYETVQKDNGPTKVRKRIPLTSLMVSMFILVGIVIIQIPNAQSLSGKEILLGIGPVLVAAFAFPLGNRKMMEVCDGRIDTFQRVLGMTIVSIPFWMIISLIGFIKVGLPATSQVTQSIIVGVSSGVIATTLLFFATNNVRHHQGKLAAVEATQSMQVLFVIIGEMIILSIPAPGSVEIFGIVIIIIGMALHSYMTYRFNKISRNTTVKAS from the coding sequence ATGAAAGACATCATGATTGGAATAATGGCATCTGCTTTCTTTGCAGTGACCTTTATTTTAAATCGTTCCATGGAGGTTGCTGGAGGTAGTTGGCTTTGGTCGTCGTCATTACGGTTTTTCTCTATGTTACCACTCTTATTTCTTCTCGTGTTGTTTAGAAAAAACGTTAAGTCTTTATGGGCTGAAATCTTAAGAAATCCCATTCATTGGGCCCTATGGAGTTTCGTCGGGTTCGTCATGTTTTATGCCCCGCTAACTTACTCTGCCTCTTATGGGCCTGGTTGGCTAATTGCCGGGACATGGCAGCTTACAATTGTGGCTGGAACATTAGTAAGTGTATTTTTCTACGAAACGGTTCAAAAGGATAATGGTCCAACTAAAGTTCGTAAAAGAATACCTCTTACATCTTTAATGGTGTCTATGTTCATTCTCGTCGGTATTGTCATCATTCAAATTCCAAACGCTCAATCCTTATCTGGTAAAGAGATTCTCCTAGGAATAGGCCCAGTTTTGGTTGCTGCCTTTGCCTTCCCCTTAGGGAACCGAAAAATGATGGAAGTATGTGATGGCCGTATTGATACTTTTCAACGAGTGTTAGGAATGACCATTGTGAGTATACCGTTTTGGATGATTATTTCATTGATAGGTTTTATTAAAGTTGGTCTTCCTGCAACTAGTCAAGTAACACAATCAATTATAGTTGGAGTTTCCTCTGGAGTCATTGCAACGACCTTATTATTCTTTGCAACAAACAACGTACGCCACCATCAGGGAAAGCTGGCTGCTGTTGAAGCAACTCAATCGATGCAAGTCCTTTTTGTTATTATAGGGGAGATGATAATCTTATCCATACCCGCTCCTGGCAGTGTGGAAATATTCGGAATTGTGATCATCATCATAGGTATGGCTCTACACAGTTATATGACTTATAGGTTTAATAAAATCAGCAGGAATACCACAGTAAAAGCATCTTAA
- a CDS encoding Glu/Leu/Phe/Val family dehydrogenase, whose amino-acid sequence MASEKINRDKPESDITTQDHNPYDIVKGLIKESVTTLGLNENVYQVLKKPMRMLEVSLPVRMDDGTIQNFTGYRSQHIDILGPTKGGIRFHPKVNVDEVKALSIWMSLKAAILDIPFGGGKGGVIVDPEKLSVRELETLSRTYIRKITPIIGPQKDIPAPDVNTSPEVMGWMIDEFDQLRGYNIPGMITGKPVIIGGSLGRLEATGRGVVLTIREAARVLEMDLSKSTAALQGFGNVGSMTAKFLHELGVKVVAITDAKGGIYNEEGIDIPALLEFVKDGKNYASKFSDAESITNEKMFSLPVDILIPAAIENQVTKENAPNIQAKILAEAANGPTTPEGDKILEEKGIFVIPDILCNAGGVTVSYFEWVQNTMNYYWKEEEVNKKLEEHMLFGFDKVLDMKKDKQCRMRDAAYMVGINHLVKAMEARGWIKDTEMEKHNNDMK is encoded by the coding sequence ATGGCAAGTGAAAAGATCAATAGAGACAAGCCTGAATCAGATATAACGACACAGGACCATAATCCTTATGATATCGTAAAAGGATTAATTAAGGAGTCCGTGACAACCCTTGGTTTGAACGAGAATGTTTATCAGGTACTTAAAAAACCGATGAGAATGCTTGAGGTGTCGCTTCCGGTTCGTATGGATGATGGGACAATTCAAAACTTTACCGGATATCGCTCCCAGCACATTGATATTCTTGGGCCAACTAAGGGAGGAATTCGCTTTCACCCGAAAGTTAACGTTGATGAGGTGAAGGCGCTTTCTATTTGGATGTCTCTAAAAGCTGCGATTCTCGATATTCCTTTTGGCGGCGGTAAAGGGGGAGTCATCGTTGATCCTGAGAAACTATCTGTACGAGAACTTGAAACATTAAGTCGTACCTATATCAGAAAAATTACACCGATCATTGGTCCACAAAAGGATATTCCGGCTCCAGATGTCAATACGAGCCCGGAGGTAATGGGCTGGATGATTGATGAATTTGATCAGCTTCGGGGGTATAACATTCCGGGTATGATTACAGGGAAACCAGTTATTATTGGTGGATCCTTAGGACGATTGGAAGCTACAGGTCGTGGAGTTGTCTTGACGATCCGTGAGGCTGCTAGGGTTTTGGAAATGGATTTAAGCAAATCTACAGCAGCCCTTCAAGGATTTGGCAATGTGGGAAGTATGACAGCTAAGTTTTTACATGAATTAGGAGTTAAGGTTGTCGCTATTACCGATGCAAAAGGTGGAATCTACAATGAGGAAGGGATAGACATTCCTGCCCTGCTTGAGTTTGTGAAAGATGGGAAAAACTATGCATCTAAATTCTCCGATGCGGAGTCGATCACGAACGAGAAAATGTTTAGCCTCCCTGTAGATATTCTCATTCCGGCGGCCATTGAAAACCAGGTAACCAAAGAGAATGCACCAAACATACAGGCGAAAATCTTAGCTGAAGCAGCCAATGGGCCAACCACACCTGAAGGGGATAAAATTCTTGAAGAAAAAGGAATTTTTGTTATTCCGGATATCCTTTGTAATGCCGGCGGTGTAACCGTATCCTATTTTGAATGGGTACAAAATACGATGAACTACTACTGGAAAGAGGAAGAAGTGAACAAGAAGCTTGAGGAGCATATGTTGTTTGGTTTTGATAAAGTATTGGACATGAAAAAGGATAAGCAATGCCGCATGAGGGATGCTGCTTATATGGTAGGGATCAATCACCTCGTAAAAGCAATGGAAGCACGCGGCTGGATTAAAGATACCGAGATGGAAAAGCATAACAATGATATGAAATAA